In Carya illinoinensis cultivar Pawnee chromosome 7, C.illinoinensisPawnee_v1, whole genome shotgun sequence, the following are encoded in one genomic region:
- the LOC122315196 gene encoding trichohyalin, with product MVFSAALRPNLPATFSHICSKLCYSRLNKRQDKLAFLTTKRRGHCLKVVRAVLNKRKISINDNGPTESAKILLERLFEQTQKLEERMTQDSYPPEDVQPLLNLEVLESDLQAVLSALKQKEEDLQDVESIVLLEHSQLNCAKEELERREEEITAAHCKYEKLEEEMKKSNRNLASQARQIEDLKLQLKERDEEVATAQSSLSLKEEEMEKLRVELVKKIEEASKTDSELKSKIQLLNEANEVIQKQEYELQGLREAIREKEEELEVSLTLKKLEVEKLKAAEANLEKRTMEWLLAQEELNKVAEKASKHARETDETLEDFRRVKKLLADVRSELVSSQKSLASSWQKMEEQEVQLEKQLTELEERKKNVMSYMVSLKDAQIEVESERVKLRVAQARKKELERDLSMDKELMEDLQEELKKERASLQQAIQDMSLLQEELDQKNTEFERMNNILQVKESESVEAKLEIQHLKSEQAALQLVLEEKDMELLNARKKLEGLNQEIGELKMLMNSREDQLILATTMLKEKDEHVELMQHELNDVKLKFSEANTAVKQIVELTNKLAMSIKNENSTSVSAFDDMGHEFLQQLLEKPADDFSLQKRQVETELKLTRESLRMKEIEVLAVQRALTLKDEELRTVIGRLDAREKELKKLKEELNEDANDLRKLYALAQERIGDAGTGDLALEKLQLEAAQLEVEAATCALSKLIDMGRELLNKASVSLDADSDVSVLPQNDSDTGMDVVGHSECLTEVKYGVERLSALTEQLVQEAGIA from the exons ATGGTCTTCTCTGCCGCTCTACGCCCCAATCTTCCCGCCACCTTTTCTCACATTTGCTCCAAG TTATGCTACTCGAGGCTCAACAAGAGGCAGGATAAactagcttttctgacgacaaAAAGAAGAGGCCATTGCTTGAAGGTCGTTAGAGCTGTCTTAAATAAGAGGAAGATTAGCATTAATGACAATGGGCCAACTGAATCTGCAAAGATTCTTCTTGAGAGATTGTTTGAGCAGacgcagaaactggaagaacgGATGACCCAAGATTCTTACCCCCCTGAAGATGTTCAGCCGCTGCTTAACCTTGAGGTACTGGAGTCTGATCTTCAGGCTGTATTGTCAGCCTTGAAGCAAAAGGAAGAAGATCTACAGGATGTTGAAAGCATAGTCCTGTTGGAGCACAGTCAGTTAAACTGTGCAAAGGAGGAGTTGGAGCGGCGGGAAGAAGAAATTACTGCTGCTCACTGTAAGTATGAAAAATTAGAAGAGGAGATGAAGAAATCTAATCGTAATTTAGCTTCTCAAGCCAGGCAGATAGAAGATCTAAAGCTTCAACTCAAGGAGAGAGACGAGGAGGTTGCCACTGCCCAGTCTTCCCTATCTTtaaaagaagaggaaatggaAAAATTGAGAGTTGAATTGGTGAAGAAGATTGAAGAAGCTTCGAAGACTGATTCTGAACTTAAATCTAAAATCCAGCTCTTAAATGAAGCCAATGAAGTCATTCAGAAACAAGAATATGAGCTTCAGGGACTCCGGGAAGCTATCagggagaaagaagaagaactagAAGTTTCCTTGACCCTAAAGAAACTTGAAGTGGAGAAGCTAAAAGCTGCAGAGGCCAACTTGGAGAAGAGGACAATGGAGTGGTTATTAGCCCAGGAAGAACTGAATAAAGTGGCAGAAAAAGCATCTAAACATGCAAGGGAAACAGATGAAACTCTTGAGGATTTCAGAAGAGTAAAAAAACTTCTTGCTGACGTGAGGTCCGAGTTGGTTTCTTCTCAGAAATCTCTGGCATCCTCTTGGCAGAAAATGGAAGAACAAGAGGTCCAGTTGGAAAAGCAACTAACAGAACTTGAGGAACGGAAGAAAAATGTTATGTCTTACATGGTGAGTTTGAAAGATGCCCAAATTGAAGTAGAGAGTGAGAGAGTAAAGCTTAGAGTTGCACAAGCTCGAAAGAAGGAGCTTGAACGGGACCTATCCATGGACAAGGAGCTGATGGAAGATTTGCAGGAGGAGTTGAAGAAAGAGAGAGCTTCTCTGCAGCAGGCAATCCAGGACATGTCATTGCTCCAGGAAGAGCTAGACCAAAAAAACACAGAATTTGAAAGGATGAATAATATTCTCCAGGTGAAAGAGTCAGAGTCGGTGGAGGCTAAGCTTGAAATCCAGCACTTGAAATCTGAGCAGGCTGCACTTCAGCTTGTCTTGGAGGAGAAGGACATGGAACTCTTAAATGCAAGGAAGAAGTTGGAGGGACTAAACCAGGAAATTGGAGAGCTAAAGATGCTTATGAACAGCAGAGAGGACCAGCTTATTTTAGCCACAACTATGCTGAAGGAGAAGGATGAACATGTTGAGTTGATGCAACATGAGTTAAATGATGTCAAGCTGAAGTTCTCTGAAGCTAATACTGCGGTGAAACAGATTGTAGAGCTAACGAATAAATTGGCCATGTCCATTAAGAATGAAAACTCTACTTCAGTGAGTGCATTTGATGACATGGGCCACGAGTTCCTCCAGCAGCTATTAGAGAAACCTGCAGACGATTTTAGTTTGCAGAAAAGACAAGTTGAGACTGAGCTCAAGTTGACCAGAGAAAgcttaagaatgaaagaaattgaAGTGCTGGCTGTACAGAGGGCCCTAACACTCAAAGACGAGGAGCTCAGAACTGTTATTGGGAGATTAGATGCAAgggagaaagaactaaaaaagtTAAAGGAAGAACTGAATGAAGATGCTAATGATCTGAGGAAGCTTTATGCTTTGGCACAAGAGAGAATTGGTGATGCAGGTACTGGGGATTTGGCACTTGAGAAGCTTCAACTTGAGGCAGCTCAATTGGAAGTTGAGGCTGCAACTTGTGCTCTCAGCAAACTTATAGATATGGGTCGGGAGCTTTTAAATAAAGCTAGCGTAAGCCTTGATGCTGATAGTGATGTAAGTGTCTTACCACAAAATGACTCCGATACGGGGATGGATGTGGTTGGGCACAGTGAATGTCTGACTGAGGTTAAATATGGAGTTGAAAGGCTTTCAGCTTTGACAGAGCAGCTTGTGCAAGAGGCTGGAATTGCATAA
- the LOC122314854 gene encoding adenine phosphoribosyltransferase 5-like, with protein sequence MFAAENGLRGDPRLQAISEAIRVVPHFPKPGIMFQDITTLLLDPKAFKDTVDIFVDRYRDMGISVVAGVEARGFMFGPSIALAIGAKFVPLRKPRKLPGEVISEAYVLEYGTDCLEMHVGAVQPGERSLIIDDLVATGGTLSAAIRLLERVGAEVVECACVVGLPEAKGQRRLNGTPLYILVEPREIENCY encoded by the exons ATGTTTGCTGCTGAGAATGGACTTAGAGGAGACCCAAGGCTTCAAGCCATCTCCGAAGCCATTCGAGTTGTTCCTCACTTTCCAAAGCCAG GAATAATGTTTCAAGATATAACGACGTTGTTGCTGGATCCCAAGGCGTTCAAGGATACGGTGGATATTTTCGTTGATCGCTACAGAGACATGGGCATCTCCGTTGTTgctg GTGTCGAAGCGAGGGGATTCATGTTTGGTCCCTCCATTGCCCTAGCTATTGGTGCAAAGTTTGTTCCTCTACGTAAACCTCGAAAGTTGCCAG GTGAAGTGATATCTGAAGCTTATGTCCTGGAGTATGGAACGGATTGTCTGGAAATGCATGTTGGGGCTGTTCAGCCTGGCGAACGTTCATTGATAATCGATGATTTGGTAGCTACAGGCGGGACTTTATCAGCGGCAATAAGACTTTTAG AACGTGTGGGGGCTGAAGTGGTTGAATGTGCATGCGTTGTTGGGTTGCCTGAGGCGAAG GGACAACGCAGGCTTAATGGGACCCCACTCTATATACTTGTGGAGCCACGTGAAATAGAAAATTGTTATTAA